The proteins below are encoded in one region of Pan paniscus chromosome 4, NHGRI_mPanPan1-v2.0_pri, whole genome shotgun sequence:
- the PPP2CA gene encoding serine/threonine-protein phosphatase 2A catalytic subunit alpha isoform isoform X2, translating into MELFRIGGKSPDTNYLFMGDYVDRGYYSVETVTLLVALKVRYRERITILRGNHESRQITQVYGFYDECLRKYGNANVWKYFTDLFDYLPLTALVDGQIFCLHGGLSPSIDTLDHIRALDRLQEVPHEGPMCDLLWSDPDDRGGWGISPRGAGYTFGQDISETFNHANGLTLVSRAHQLVMEGYNWCHDRNVVTIFSAPNYCYRCGNQAAIMELDDTLKYSFLQFDPAPRRGEPHVTRRTPDYFL; encoded by the exons ATGGAACTGTTTAGAATTGGTGGCAAATCACCAGATACAAATTACTTGTTTATGGGAGATTATGTTGACAGAGGATATTATTCAGTTGAAACAGTTACACTGCTTGTAGCTCTTAAG gttcGTTACCGTGAACGCATCACCATTCTTCGAGGGAATCATGAGAGCAGACAGATCACACAAGTTTATGGTTTCTATGATGAATGTTTAAGaaaatatggaaatgcaaatgtttggaaatattttacagatCTTTTTGACTATCTTCCTCTCACTGCCTTGGTGGATGGGCAG ATCTTCTGTCTACATGGTGGTCTCTCGCCATCTATAGATACACTGGATCATATCAGAGCACTTGATCGCCTACAAGAAGTTCCCCATGAG GGTCCAATGTGTGACTTGCTGTGGTCAGATCCAGATGACCGTGGTGGTTGGGGTATATCTCCTCGAGGAGCTGGTTACACCTTTGGGCAAGATATTTCTGAGACATTTAATCATGCCAATGGCCTCACGTTGGTGTCTAGAGCTCACCAGCTAGTGATGGAG GGATATAACTGGTGCCATGACCGGAATGTAGTAACGATTTTCAGTGCTCCAAACTATTGTTATCGTTGTGGTAACCAAGCTGCAATCATGGAACTTGACGATACTCTAAAATACTCTTT CTTGCAGTTTGACCCAGCACCTCGTAGAGGCGAGCCACATGTTACTCGTCGTACCCCAGACTACTTCCTGTAA